The DNA sequence TCGAGAGATAATTGGATTTGTACCAATTGTTTACTTACAATGGCTTGAACGAATCCGACACTCTTTCTGTTGaaaattgtgatatcccacattggttggagaggagaacgtgAACCTTTccgttttaaagccttcaGGGGatgcttgaaagggaaagctcaaagaggacaagatATGTCAGCGGtagacttgggccgttacaaatgatataagagtCAGACATCGGACAATGTGCCAACGAAAAGGCTGTTTcccaaaggggtagacacgaggcggtgtgccaataaggacgttgggcccaaAAGTAGGTGGATTTGGCagggatcccacatcaattggagaaagaaacgagtgtgacacgaggacgttgagcccaaagaggacaataagGGTAAACATTGAGAAGTCACTTTTAAATTCTTTGACTTTCTCAGTAATAAAACCTTTGacttttgtatttgtttgaatttcttatatttataattttatagaaatatcTATCGACGTTAATATTGACATCGatcaattcataatttaatatttttccattaatgTATGGTTTTGCAAATCATattacttaaaaattttaacatttcttCACGGCCCAGCCCAAAGTGCTGCTTCTTGGTTTGGATCACTTCATAAATTTGGACCAACGGACCAATTTTTGGTGTAGCGCTTAACAAATAAGCAGATCTGATCAGCTGTAATCCTAGATTTTGTAGTTCCATTCCTGTGGGCTGAAGTTGATTTTCCAAtagccgccgccgccgcccgCCGCCGCTCCTCCGCCATGGCCTCCCCCTACGATCCCACTTCTCGGTCAGTCTATGCAAATTCCTTCTCTGTTTTCTCATAGATGTTCGATTCATGTTCATTCGCATTAATATCGCTTATTGTTGAAAAAGGGAGGCGTTTCCTAAGAAGAAATCAGCCCCATTCAAGTTCTTGGTTCCTCTCATCTATGCCCCTGTTCTTCCTCTCAGTAAGTTTAATTTTCTgggtttctctttttttcgATCATTTTGGATGATTTTCAATCTGGGTTTGTTCGAATTTgagtttaaattatgtttttcagTTAGAATTGCGCTGCGGAAGAATCCTGTTGTGAGGGATCGGCTTTTCACGGCGGTTTTAGCTGGTGCTTTTGCCCATGGCTTTTACCTGGTGTATCCTTTTATCtcttgcattttctttgatcattgttcatatcatattgCATTGCGAATTCTTGAATCTTGTGATTTCAATGTTTGTCCGTTTGGTTGTTGTTGATCTGAGAATTGTGTCTCATCATCATTTAGCTTAgagtttgaaatgaaatggagTAGTGTTACGGATTTGTTGATTTCGATTGATCTGTGCGATTACCAGTGATTTTGGCTTCATGCAAGCTAGTTGCAACCTACAATCCGGACTAGGGATGGGGTTTTGGGGTTATCTCACCCTCGTAGGTTCACGACCTTTTGTCCTAGCCATTGTAGCATTAGGGATGGGTTTTTGGAGTTAGCTCACCCTCACAGGGTCACAACCCTTTGTACCAGCCCTTCTAGCATTAGGGATGAGTTTTTGGAGTTAGCTCACCCTCGTAGGGTCATGACCCTTTGTCCCAGCCATTATAGCAATAGGGATGGGTTTTGGAGCTAGCTCACCCTTGCATGGTCACGACCCTTTGTCTTAGCCATTGTAGCATTAGGGATGAGTTTTTGGAGTTAGCTCACCTTCGTAGGGTCATGACCCTTTGTCACAGCCATTGTAGCATTAAGGATGGGTTTTTGGAGTTAGCTCACTCTTTCAGGGTCACAACCCTTTATCCCAGCCATTGTAGCATTAGGGACAGGTTTTTGGAGTTAGCTCACCGGGGACAGGTTTTTGGAGTTAGCTCACCCTTGCACGGTCACAACCCTTTGTACCAACCATTGTAGCATTAGGGATGGGTTTTTGGAGTTAGCTAACCTGTGCAAGGTCATGACCCTTTGTCCCCGCCATTGTAGCATTATGGATGGGTTTTGGAGTTAGCTCACCCTTGAAGGGTCACGACCCTTTGTCTATCCATTGTAGCATTATGGATGGGTTTTGGAGTTAGCTCATCCTTGCAGGGTTACGACCCTTTGTCCTAGCCATTATAGCATTAGGGATGGTTTTTTGGAGTTAGCTCACCCTTGCAGAGTCACGACCCTTTGTACCAGCCATTGTAGCATTAGGGACGGGTTTTTGGAGTTAGCTTACCCTTGCAGAGTCACGACCCTTTATACCAGCCATTGTAGCATTAGGGACGGGTTTTGGTGTTAGCTCACCCTTGCAGAGTCACAACCCTTTGTACCAGCCATTGTAGCATTAGAGACGGGTTTTTGGAGTTAGCTCACCCTTGCAAAGTCATGACCCTTTATCCCAACCATTCTAGCATTATGGATGGGTTTTGGAGTTAGCTCACCCTTGCAGGGTTACGACCCTTTGTCCCAGCCATTATAGCATTAGGTATGGTTTTTTGGAGTTAGCTCACCCTTGCAGAGTCACAACCCTTTGTACCAGCCATTGTAGCATTAGGGACGGGTTTTTGGAGTTAGCTTACCCTTGCAGAGTCACGACCCTTTATACCAGCCATTGTAGCATTAGGGACGGGTTTTGGTGTTAGCTCACCCTTGCAGAGTCACAACCCTTTGTACCAGCCATTGTAGCATTAGAGACGGGTTTTTGGAGTTAGCTCACCCTTGCAAAGTCATGACCCTTTATCCCAACCATTCTAGCATTATGGATGGGTTTTGGAGTTAGCTCACCCTTGCAGGGTTACGACCCTTTGTCCCAGCCATTATAGCATTAGGTATGGTTTTTTGGAGTTAGCTCACCCTTGCAGAGTCACAACCCTTTGTACCAGCCATTGTAGCATTAGGGACGGGTTTTTGGAGTTAGCTCACCCTCGCAGAATCCCGACCCTTTGTACCAGCCATTGTAGCATTAGGGACAGGTTTTTGGTGTTAGCTCACCCTTCAAGAGTCACAACCCTTTGTACCAGCCATTGTAGCATTAGGGACGGGTTTTTGGAGTTAGCTCACCCTTGCAAGGTCATGACCCTTTATCCCAACCATTCTAGCATTATGGATGGGTTTTGGAGTTAGCTCACCCTTGCAGGGTCACGACCCTTTGCCCCAGCCAGCCATTGTAGCATGTGCTTTCTCACCGATCTTTGAGTTTGTGAGTGCATAGGCTGTTGGGAAAGCCACCAATGCATATTACCATTGGATGAACATGTAGGTCAATCGTGGAGAATGTGGTTACTTTTAGGCATGATTGTCTAGTGTCTCGAGACTTAAGCGATAGCTCCCGAGACGTATCCATAGGTTTTTTAAGAGAAGCTCCATGGTTATTGCTTATTGTCGAATAGTTACATCCCGTGTGCAAGTCAGAACACTTCTCTCTACCAAAGACATTTAGTTATGTTTTATAGCCAAACGTCATCCCGAACTTAAGCTCGGGAAAAGGATTATTTGGAGCCTTGTGCATTTGGCTCTTGCAATCTCATTAAGCAACGAGTTGCGTGGAAACGCTTGTAAATACTCGAGCGTTGGTCTTTGCTTGTCGTGAAACTTCTCGGAAAGACATACGATggtagttttgaaatttggtttAGAATTCAAAcgcttataaaataaaagctatTCCATTTGCATTGTCATTCATTTTATGTATAATATGCGAGTTCCTTGACGTTTGGATGTTCAGAACTGATATCTACGACGCCGAGAGCAAGTGATCCTTGGATACCCATAATTCTTTAGTATCATAGCTTACTCCAATGGTAATAAATACAGTACATTATTGATGGATGCTCTTTGTTTACTCAGTCTCTGAGCACTCTgcctttgaaaattttgtgtatTACTTGCTACACTTCATTATTGTTCAAATCAATTAAtgctttcctttttcttcatttttgtattACCTGTCTTCATGGATATAGTATATTACATATTACATCGTGCATAACTCCCATGCAAACAAGATATGTTCTTTAGAACATAACTAATAAGAGAGAACAAGAATCATTGTCTCTTCCTatatcctacatcggttggagaggagaacgaaacattcctatgaagatgtggaaatctctctctagtagacgcgttttaaaactgtgaagctgaAGGCGATGTGTATCGGgctaaaacggataatatttgctagtagtgggcttgggttgttacagatggtattagagtcaggcatcgagcggtgtgctaatgaggatgttgggtccttaagggggtggattgtgagatcccacatcagttggagaggggaacgaaacattccttataagggtgtggaaacatctccctagtagatgcgttttaaaaccatgaggctgacgacgatacgtaacggttAAAGCGGATAATGTCTGCGagccatttgtaacagtccaaacccactgttagcagatattgtcatcttcgggcttcctctcaaggtttttaaaatttgtctgctagggagaggtttccacacccttataatgggTGTTTCggtcttctccccaaccgatgtgggaccccaaatccaccactcttcaaggcccaacgttctcgctggcactcgttcatttcttcaatcgaagtgggacccctcaatccacccctttggagcccaccatccttgttggcacattgtCTCATGTCCACCCACCTTCAGGGCTTAGCCTCCTAGCTgacacatcgctcggtgtctagttctgatatcatttgtaatagcctaagcccATCGTTAGCTGATATTATCCTCTCTGAACTTTTCCGGTTGGTGTGCTTTTGGCAAAAGGCATCCAACCAACCCCTTTCGATCTTTAACTGCACCATCTTCCTTTGGTAGGTCCCTAAAAAGATGCtaaaaatcacttttttaGCCTACTTGGTGAGCTAACGTTGGCAATGTGTCACGCACACCATGTTTGATGAGTTGTGTATGGAAAAAGTGCCATATCCTCGTGACACTTTGTGTTGGATACTCTTTGTTGCACTTTGCCCACAATCCTCCTCGTGTATTCCTTGTGCCTTCACAAGCCCTACCAGTTAACTTTTCCCTCTATTTAAACCCCCTTCTCTCATTCTTTATCAATAACTCAATAACTCAATCCAAATTGCTATCACTTATCCTCTCTCTCAACATGGCTCTCGTTTCTAAGTCCATTGATTCAACGATGAGGAATCATGTGTATGGAGATGTCGAACATAGacaatttttttctccaacGTTTGTCTTAGGACAAGAAGGAgatgatgacgacgacgatgaTGGAAGCTACGACTATGCTCCAGCAGCATGAGCCTGTAGTTGTCGAGCTTAAGAATAGACGTTGACACGgcattgagattttaaatgatttctTCGTTGTATACGTGTACGTGTCGTTTGACGCATACCATCCAATATGTGTAATTTGCCCTTTCATATTCTCAAGAGTCTCTTCCTTGTCAAGTGCTTTATAGTATGCTTTCAAAGGTATTTTGAGGTGAACATATTCGTTCACCACTTCAACCATCAATTGGGTATATCTCTTCTTATTTGGTCATTTTGGGACTCGTTTatattaacatatttattcaaaattgattgGTTTAGTCAATCCGTTCAATACAAATAagttcttctttcattttttgcCATACGGTTGGTTGCGAGAGATGTGGATGAGTTGTGATTTATTCTTAATAACAAAGACTAATAGGCTATGcgagaagaaaagagagactAATATTCTTCGAGCTAAGCATTTGAACTATGAAATTTTTGTAACTGAGTCAccgaaatgaaaaagaaagatgaatctTGCTGATATAAGTAATAACTATCGACTATTTTAACCAATTCTTGACCATCATATTTTCAAGATCGTTCCCATTTAGATGCGATATTGGTTCATTAGTTTACCCTTCTTTCATCCGAGTGTCACATGCCTCCTACTTTTGCCTTAGTTTGTCTTTGAGTGTCATCGTACTTGGAGAAGTTCTACTCTAAAACTAACTAAAACGAACTGTTACAACTCGATTTTCAACACTTCATAAAAGAATCCACAGAAGTTGTACTCTAAAACTAACTAAAACGAACTGTTACAACTCGATTTTCAACACTTCATAAAAGAATACACGTTGATCGCAGCTCAAGACAATTAAATAACATGATCATGTTgtagaaaaaaaagggtatgTCAGGGTTATTAAGTGTCAAATATAAATTCCAAATCAATTGTAGtcaaaatatctaaattttatattttctatccaCCACTTGAAAATAGCGTAACGTTTATAATTCAGCACGAAATTAAACTACTAATTCTCGGTTACTAATTCTcagttaattaatataattctcTCTTTGATTTGAGCTAAGTAATGTTTTGAAATCGTATTAAAGTTGATAATTTTAAGTCACCACAAGGCTGTGATGAACGAGTAAccataacaataaaaatagttgTCATCACTTATATACCGTAATCGTAATGGTAACTGTAACCATGATCTTTCTGATATCTGGTCAATGTGAAACTTTGGTTTAGTTGCATTCTCAACGGTTAATATCTCGAGAAGTACCtcacattttttctttaattatatttaatagggATAATCGTATATCTAAAAGTGGTTACCGTATCTCtttacttataatttaatattgacTATTGGGAAGCTAAGGATCGAAATAGTAATGGAACAACTTCCTCATGTAGGTCCCTTGAAAAAGACTAAGAATCTCTTGCTCTTTTTTAGCTCACTTGGTGAACAAACGTTGGCAATGTGTTAAACACACATGTTTGATGTCTTGTCTATGTGAAAAGTGCTACATACATGTGAGAGTTTGTGTTGGACACTTTTAGTTGCTCATTATCCACAATCTTTCATGTGTATTCCCTACGTTCCAAAAGCTTACCAATTCCCTTTTCCCTCTATTTAAACCCGTTTAAGTTTCGATTCGTAGCTCAATCCAAACCCTCGAACATCTTTCTCTAGATCGATTCCCTCTCTATCTCTTAACATGGTTCCCATTTCCAAGTTGATAGCTTCAACGATTAACAATGATACCCATGGAGATGTCGAGTATAGACCTTTCACTACTCTAGCACTTGTAGTAGGATGGGAAGGAGATGACGATGATGACGACGACAATGGAGATTACGACTACGCTCCTGCTGCATGAACCCTAGCTTTTGAGTTTATGAATAttgacatgatcaatataGAGATGTTATGAACTTATGCATAACTTTTTTTCTCGATATCTTACGTTAAGAGTATATGTAATTTGCCTTTTCATATTCCTAAGAGTCTATTTGTCCAATACTTTATGATGAGCTTTTAAAGTTGGTATTTAGATGTGACTATGTGCCTTACCTATGTTCTAACGACAATGAAtacatttctcattttctttggtCTTTAACAATAAGCTAGCAAATCTTTAAATGTCCTAACACAGTAACATAATCAGTATCATTCATATTGCAAGTTACTAAACTACTATGAGAGCGACTCATCATGACGGTTCACGATTAAAGTAGAATATAATAGCATAGCAACatactaaaaaattaagtatgACAATTAGTCCAATGTATATTGTTAAGTGTTGGAATTAATCTCGTCGAGTTCGttggaattaaattattgtgtAATTGACCATCACGCGTATGACTCACACGTtaataggaaacaaaaaagtaCAACGATTAACAACAACATTTAACAAAGAATAGAAATGCAACATTTAACCAAACATGTTCGATCAAGTTAAAAGCTTAGGATGATTGCAATTCTTAACAAGGTAAAATGACTACGACAACACTTAACAAAGAACAGAGAACTGAAGACAACCTTTAACACATtgtgtaacagtctaagcccatcactagtagatattgttagttttgacccgttacgtatcaccgtcaaaTTGTGTATCAGTTTAAGCCcactactaatagatattgtccattttggcccgttgcatatcgtcgtcagcctcacaattttaaaacgggtctacTAAGAGGGAGTTCCAtatctttataaggaatgtttcattcctctctccaaccgatgtgagatctcacaatccatctctcttgagggcccaacatcctcgtcGGCACACTCCCCGATGTGtaactctgatatcattcgtattagtccaaacccaccactgtattgtcatcagccacacggttttaaaacttgtctactagggagagatttccacacttttatcaGGAATGTTTGGTTCCTCTTTCCAACTGAAATGAGAtcttgatgaaattaaaaatttagatgtGTGAATTTTTTTGGTGTCTTCGTGCATATAGTATAATACATATTACATCGTACATAACTCCTAAGCAAAGAAGATATGTTCTTTAAAACATAACTAAAGGGACAACAAGAATCTTTGTCTCTTCTTCTACACTCAACTATCAACATGaaaaccatatatatttttttggcaAAAGGCATCCAACCAACTCCTTTTGTTCATTAATTGTGCACTCTTCTTTTGGGTAGGTCCCTAAAAAGATGCTAAAAATCTCTTTTTTAGCCTACTTGGTGAGCTAACGTTGGCAATGTGTTGAGCACACCATGTTTGCTGAGTTGTGTATGGAAAAAGTGCCATATCCTCATGACACTTTGTGTTGGATACTCTTTGTTGCACTTTGCCACAATCTTCCTCGTGTATTCCTTGTGCCCTCGTAAGCTTACCTTCAACTCTTCCCTCTATTTAAACCGCTTTCTCTCGTTCTCTCGAGCTATCACTTTCCCTCGATCTCACAAACATGGTTGTCGTTGCTAAGCCCATTGATTCAACGATGAAGAATCTCGCACACGGAGATGTCGAACATAGACACTTTGTTACGTCAACATCTATCTTAGGACGAGAAGgagacgacgacgacgacgatggAGGATACGACTATGCTCCAGCTGCATGAGCTCAAGCTACCGAGTCTTAGAATATACACCGACATGATCACTAGTGGGAATGAGATTTTAAATGGTTGcttcgttttttttccttttagggAAATACGAGATATGTCTCTTTGAGTTCACGATTCTCAAGTCTAATCTCAATTGTTAGACTGAATACCCGTTTGGGCTTTGTAAGCTATGATACCATATTAAATCATCAATATACCCAAAAGCTTAAATTGATCGGTTATATGAATTCTTCAACACTCCTCTCACTCGTCTTGTTTCGTATGTACGCTTTGCGTTAGCGgatttgggttttgattttttgtagACTATAGATTACAAAAATGTGTTTCATTCGATTGTATTCGAAGCAATGCTTCACAACTAGTGGTCTTGTGATTGGTTATGCTCTTTGTTCTAGCTTGCTTGCTTGTGATAAACAAGTTTGCCATTACCAAATTTAACTATCCTGGCCTTGGAAACCAGCCATGTCCATCTAAGCTCACATTTGTGTCATTGCTGATAATTATGGGTGGAGCAGTTGGGTATGTGGCTACAGATTCTGCATTTACTTTGACTGCTTGTTCATGGGCGTTTGCTTATTTGGTGGCTATTAGTACTGAGATGGTTTATATCAAACGCATGGTTACAAATCATGGGCTGAACACATTCGGTTTTGTTTTCGGCCCAGCcaaccactagcagatattaggcttttcctttcaggctttctctcatgatttttaaaacgcgtttgtttggtagagagaggtttctacactcttataaagaatatttcgttctcctctccaacgatgtgggatctcacaatccaacccccttcgggaccgagcgtcctcgctggcactcgttcccttctccaatcgatgtgggacccccaatccactccttttggggcccaacgtcctcgatggcactcgttcccttcttcaatcgatgtgggattctcaatccacccccctttgaaACTCAGCATCTTTACTGGCTGGCACATTATCCGGtgcctgactctgataccatttgtaacagcctaagccaaCTGCTACccgatattgttttctttaggtttttcctttcgggtttcctctcaaggtttttaaaatgcgtttattAGGttaaggtttccacacccttataaaaattgtttcgttctcctccccaaccgacatgacatctcacaatccacccccttcgaggctcagcgtcctcgctgacactcgttcctctctttaATCGATGTTGGAtccacaatccactccccttcggggcccagcatccttgctggcacaccgctacGGTGTCcatccccctttggggcctagcatcctcgttgacacaccaccTAATGTCttcctctgataccatttgtaaccgtccaaggccaccgctaacaaatattgtcatctttaagctttcccttttgaactccctctcaaagtttttaaaacgtatcttgcttggtagaggtttccacccttataaaaaatgtttcgtcctcctccccaactgatgtgagatctcacatacaATAATCTGATTTCCTTGATCTGAGCTCTGTTGAAATGAATGctcgctctgatactaatttgttaaaataaacaCTCACGAAACTATGAAGGAGATGTAGAGAGGGAAGAGACAATCTGAAAAACCTTTTTCCATTGCTTTGTACTTTTGTTCTCTACACTTCTATTTGCTGTTTTGCTCTCCTTTTTACCATgccaaaacaaattaatttataggttTTATAAAGAATCCATAAACGGACACTTTCCTAAAATAATGATTggtctttcattttttttttcttttactttttagtcaatttcaaaaacttactaaaattaacaaaattaaaactactTTTCACCATTTAAGTTTATACAAAACTACTCTATAAACTTAAATACTTTTTGCATCTGTGATgccaatcatcttcttgtatttgtcgaGAAGTACTTTCGGTAGCCGTTTTGTAAAGATGTCCGCAACATGATCCTGACTTGCCACATGCAGCAATTCCACGTTTCCTTCCTTCACATGGTTTCGgataaaatgaaatcgaacgtcaatgtgtttgcttctttcatggttTACTGGGTTTTTGGCCAACTCAATTACTGATTTGTTGTCAACTTGTATTACGGTTTCACCTCGTTGCTTTAGCTCCATCttactcaacaaatttctaagtCATATTGTGTGACACATACACCAAGATGCTGCCACATACTCAGCCTCACACGTCGAGAGTGTCACGATCgattgtttctttgaaagccAAGTAAATGTTGTGTTGCCCATGAAGAATACATAACCCGATGTACTTTTTCGATCGTCTATGTCTCCGCACCAATCACTGACAGAGTAACCGACTAACTTGTAATCTTCTATTTTTGAGTAGAATAGCCCAAGTGACACCGTTCCTTGAATGTATCGTAGGACTCGCTTCAACACCTTCCAATGTGAATAGATTGACTCCTCCATGAATCGGCTTATTATGCCGACACTTAATGAAAGATCTGGCCTTGTACATGTAAGATAGTGAAGGCTTCCCACCAGGCTCCAGTAACTATTTGCATTTACTTGTTCTCCTTCATCGTACTTTGAGAGTTTTGCACCTGGTNTGTGACACATACACCAAGATGCTGCCACATACTCAGCCTCACACGTCGAGAGTGTCACGATCgattgtttctttgaaagccAAGTAAATGTTGTGTTGCCCATGAAGAATACATAACCCGATGTACTTTTTCGATCGTCTATGTCTCCGCACCAATCACTGACAGAGTAACCGACTAACTTGTAATCTTCTATTTTTGAGTAGAATAGCCCAAGTGACACCGTTCCTTGAATGTATCGTAGGACTCGCTTCAACACCTTCCAATGTGAATAGATTGACTCCTCCATGAATCGGCTTATTATGCCGACACTTAATGAAAGATCTGGCCTTGTACATGTAAGATAGTGAAGGCTTCCCACCAGGCTCCAGTAACTATTTGCATTTACTTGTTCTCCTTCATCGTACTTTGAGAGTTTTGCACCTGGTTCCATTGGTGTTGATATCAGGTTGCAATTTTTCATCTTgtacttcttcaaaatctccttTGCATATTTCTCCTGTGATATAAAAATGTCTGTCTCTCCTTGTTTAACCTCCAAACCGAGGAAAAACTGTCGACCCTTGGAAAAACGTCGACGAAAAACAAACGGCCGAAGAAAGTTTCTTCGAAGAAATAATAGCGGAAAGTAAAAAGTGAGAGGGAGAGAATTTGCTGAAGACCCGATGtttatttctcattcaattgaattctttaaataacaaacctaattacaaaaatagaaaagtgggCGAAAACTTCGCCCAAAGTTAGCCAAAAATGGCCGGCCAAATTTATGCTCTTCCATTAGCGTGAATTCAGAAATTTAAAAGGTCAAAACAACTTAACTAAATTTAAGGACCATAGCTTTTATTActtatatctaccttattatttgaactccgatctttgagcgtggttcttcaaattttacctgcgccagggacttggtgaaaatgtctccaagttgttcctctgttcggatgaaatcaatcttgatgagccctcgatctgcacattctcgaatgtagtggaatctgatttctatATGCTTGCTCCGAtcgtgcaaaactggattttttatcaaggagatcgtagctttgttgtccacgtatagcattggtggatcNGTGTGATATAAAAATGCCTGTCTCTCCTTGTTTAACCTCCAAACCGAGGAAAAACTGTCGACCCTTGGAAAAACGTCGACGAAAAACAAACGGCCGAAGAAAGTTTCTTCGAAGAAATAATAGCGGAAAGTAAAAAGTGAGAGGGAGAGAATTTGCTGAAGACCCGATGtttatttctcattcaattgaattctttaaataacaaacctaattacaaaaatagaaaagtgggCGAAAACTTCGCCCAAAGTTAGCCAAAAATGGCCGGCCAAATTTATGCTCTTCCATTAGCGTGAATTCAGAAATTTAAAAGGTCAAAACAAC is a window from the Cucurbita pepo subsp. pepo cultivar mu-cu-16 chromosome LG07, ASM280686v2, whole genome shotgun sequence genome containing:
- the LOC111798144 gene encoding uncharacterized protein LOC111798144 → MASPYDPTSREAFPKKKSAPFKFLVPLIYAPVLPLIRIALRKNPVVRDRLFTAVLAGAFAHGFYLVTDIYDAESK